The following are from one region of the Polyangiaceae bacterium genome:
- a CDS encoding ISL3 family transposase, with translation MRSWRWESADGRAIVPLRNHVPADAVLVIELERRWAARCSHCLAICSKLHERGKVRRWEELPAIGHRVVLEYAPERVKCKACGSCPTELLAWADPKQRQTRRLQHHLALDALSMPLTHVAVKYRLSWRTVRRSEVAAFERWHSTRPESPLEEVGLDEKWLGRRHKSGHKFVTIASNLRSGEPVWIGYGRSEADVKRFLDTLTAEKKSKIKLFACDMHKPFHAAIRSDEQLAHAAIVHDPFHIMKRAGEAVTELRRQIFFRAGPELRAIGRGTRWLVLRPWERLGEEDQIKLNKLFALNNKLMRAYQVLEELREALKAPDGATMRKALQHILYRTEKKSNVPMRKLHDSLRGHYDGIVALAEHRPPTGRLEALNNNWETLVRRGRGYRDHQYLFRKLQFITANPVRTAQGADRFLALGLAAPTSAAA, from the coding sequence GTGAGGAGCTGGCGCTGGGAAAGCGCGGACGGGAGGGCCATCGTCCCGCTTCGAAACCACGTCCCGGCCGACGCGGTGCTTGTGATCGAGCTTGAGCGCCGCTGGGCCGCTCGGTGCAGCCACTGCCTGGCGATCTGTTCGAAGCTCCACGAGCGTGGGAAGGTGCGCCGCTGGGAGGAGCTGCCGGCCATCGGGCACCGCGTGGTTCTGGAGTATGCGCCGGAGCGAGTCAAGTGCAAGGCATGTGGCAGCTGCCCCACGGAACTACTTGCCTGGGCCGACCCGAAGCAACGGCAAACTCGGCGCTTACAGCACCACCTGGCGTTGGATGCGCTGTCGATGCCGCTGACGCATGTCGCGGTCAAGTACAGACTCTCATGGCGGACCGTGCGCCGGTCCGAGGTCGCTGCCTTCGAGCGGTGGCACTCCACCAGACCCGAAAGCCCGCTCGAGGAGGTGGGGCTCGATGAGAAGTGGCTGGGACGACGCCACAAGAGCGGGCACAAGTTCGTCACCATCGCGAGCAACCTCCGCTCCGGGGAGCCTGTCTGGATTGGTTACGGTCGCAGCGAGGCGGACGTCAAACGTTTCCTCGACACACTGACGGCGGAAAAGAAGTCCAAGATCAAGCTGTTCGCCTGCGACATGCACAAGCCGTTTCATGCGGCGATTCGCAGCGACGAGCAACTGGCTCACGCGGCGATCGTTCACGACCCTTTCCACATCATGAAGCGCGCCGGCGAAGCTGTTACCGAGCTGAGGCGGCAGATTTTCTTCCGTGCGGGACCGGAGCTGCGCGCCATCGGTCGGGGCACACGCTGGCTGGTACTGAGACCGTGGGAGCGACTTGGCGAGGAAGACCAAATCAAGCTCAACAAGCTGTTCGCCCTGAACAACAAACTGATGCGCGCCTACCAGGTGCTCGAGGAACTGCGTGAGGCACTCAAAGCCCCGGATGGCGCAACCATGCGGAAAGCGCTTCAGCACATACTTTACCGCACAGAAAAGAAATCGAACGTTCCGATGCGAAAGCTCCACGACTCCTTACGCGGCCACTACGATGGCATCGTCGCGCTGGCAGAGCATCGGCCGCCCACCGGTCGCCTCGAGGCGCTCAACAACAATTGGGAGACGCTCGTCCGCCGCGGCCGAGGCTACCGCGACCACCAATACCTATTCCGCAAGCTGCAGTTCATCACCGCAAACCCTGTCCGCACCGCTCAAGGAGCGGATCGCTTCCTCGCTTTGGGGCTGGCGGCACCAACCAGCGCTGCGGCATGA
- a CDS encoding immunity 49 family protein: protein MLLIADVNSFWEILNAAVDYAVAGFRLWYTKGNVEVELCGRTLHIPGATPGLGATPRDWWLAVCCAKILRRPEAVASLLEYDHKNFKRIPGQRDDYQLALAAAALAFWTEGKDFEKRATKTEALSSPEKATISGPRLAKADTSIVAVMRSIRSGEQAAYTESAVASLKAFKAFWGAGKNKSAPDSYHDWFNIALAIEAELQGLKFEVESDYTPRWIIDGPPVGLLDHFKTLYHSPPKA from the coding sequence ATGCTCCTGATCGCCGACGTGAACTCCTTCTGGGAGATACTCAACGCGGCGGTCGACTACGCAGTTGCTGGCTTCAGACTTTGGTATACCAAGGGCAACGTCGAGGTCGAGTTGTGTGGGCGCACGCTTCATATCCCCGGGGCAACGCCCGGCCTAGGCGCAACCCCACGCGATTGGTGGCTAGCGGTTTGCTGCGCCAAGATCCTACGGCGCCCCGAGGCCGTGGCATCGCTGCTCGAATACGATCACAAGAACTTCAAACGCATCCCCGGGCAGCGGGATGACTACCAGCTGGCTCTCGCTGCGGCTGCGCTGGCCTTTTGGACCGAAGGCAAGGACTTCGAGAAACGGGCAACGAAGACCGAAGCGCTGAGTAGCCCGGAAAAAGCGACGATCTCGGGCCCACGCCTAGCCAAGGCGGATACATCAATCGTCGCTGTCATGCGAAGCATCCGTTCGGGTGAGCAAGCGGCGTACACGGAGTCTGCGGTCGCGAGTTTGAAGGCGTTCAAGGCATTCTGGGGAGCTGGCAAGAACAAGTCGGCACCAGACAGCTACCATGACTGGTTCAACATCGCGCTAGCCATCGAGGCAGAGCTCCAGGGTCTGAAGTTCGAGGTCGAGTCCGACTACACGCCACGCTGGATTATTGATGGCCCTCCCGTGGGGCTCCTCGACCACTTCAAGACCCTCTACCACTCACCGCCTAAGGCCTAG